Part of the Pseudomonas sp. M30-35 genome is shown below.
CTGCGCGTCGAGTACATCTTTGTACAACTGCTCAGCCTGCGACTTGCTTGCAGCACGGTCAGCGGCGACAGCTTGCTGAGTTTTAAGCTGCTTATATTCACGATCGAGGCGATCTTTCTGGTCACGCAAAGCCGCTCTGTCAGCCAGTGCTTGCAGAGCTGGAGGCTCGATGTTCGTAAGGTTAATAGACAGTCCAGGCACTTCAAACTGTTCGCCTTTGAAGCCATCTAGAATTGCCTCAAGTGATTTAACCCAAGCATCACCGTCTTCAACGTGAATGCCTTTCTCGCCCAGTGGCAGGCTGAATAGCTGGCCATTGAACAGGCGCATCAGGCGATCGACATCCTGTTGCGAAAACTCTTCGCGCAAACGCGAGTAGCTGTTGTTGTCGGCGTGCTCAAGCTGTTGCTTGACTGATTTCAGACGTTTATCAAGGTCACGCAAACGCTCATCAATATCTTCACTGGAGAACTGTCGAGATTGCGCCAGTGCTCCGGCGAGTTCGTCGTGTGCATCCTTGGCAGCGAGCAGTTGTTGCTCAAGAACCTGAACGTTATCGACCAGTGCAAAGCGGTGAGTGAGTGCGTCCAGCTCGCCAAGCCAGCGTTGGATTTCGCTGATTTCACGTTCAAGGCGCATCAGTTCCTGAGTGCCGCCGCGTTGCTCATTCTGTAAGCCATCTTGCTCATTACGATAGTGCTCGGCTTGAATGACCAGTTCCTCGCGCCGCGCCGCAGCGTAGTCCTGCCAAGTACCGAGCAGGCTGTCGAGTAGCGGCGACAGGCGATGCAGTTTGCCGCGCAGTAATTCACGTTGCGCGACACCGGCAGACAGCGCTTCAATCAATGACCCGGCAGTTACCAATGCTTGGTAATCCTGCTCCATGCGGCGTACATCACGGAAGGCTTCTTCAGTGGCGGCAATATAGTCAACACTGCCTGAGCGCAGGCTGTGTTCGAAAGCATCAAGGAACAGCTGCTTAAGTTTGGCCGCGGTGATCTCGCGCATGTGCAGTAGATTGATGAACAGCGCGCGGAAGGTTTTCAGGCTCTGCTCACTCGTCGAGCGTAGCGGAATAATTGTCAGATCCAATGGGATCGAGGTGTGTCCGCCAACCAGTAAGCGACGTAGCTCATCAGGCTTGAGTTCATAAGCCTTGATGCCTTCGCGTTCGAGGACGTTAAACAGTTCACGCTGACGTAAGCAGGTACCGTTTTTCTGGTAATGCTCAAGATCCAGCTCGCCTGCATAGGCAAAGAATTGATGACCAAAACCGCCGCCCGGCCCGCGCCCGGCAACGCCAATGACATGGGTACCATGCGGAAGTGAAACTTCAACCAGGATATAGCTTGTGTCAGTGGCAAAGTAGAATTTGCGCGACTGCTCAAGGCTGTACTTACCGAAGCTCATGTCCGACATGCGCGCGAGGATCGGGAATTGCAGCGCGTTAATCGACGCGCTCTTGCCCAGGTTGTTGGCGCCATAAACTGACAGCGGGTTTTCCAGAGGGAAAATACCAAGGCTGTAACCAGCGGTGTTTAACAAGGCAAAGCGGCGAATGCCGTAGCGTTCCTGGCTCATGCATCAACCTCCTGGTTTGCGCGTTCTGCGGCAATGGCTGCAGACATTGCCTGCTCTTCGGATAATTCGTCATCACTTGCTGCTGATTCGTCGAGGCGAATGATGTCTTCCTCTTGATCATCTATCAGTACCGGCGTTGGCAGCGGTAGATTGCTGTGCAAGCTGGCAGCCAGATCGCGGTCTTGTTGGACCGACAGGCAGACGTCCAGAAAACGGTGCATTGGTGCCAGGAAGCGATAGATACCGTTGTCTTCGCTGGCAAAACCCAACTGACAAAGACGGCGCATAACTTTTTCCTCAAGCTCATCTTGAGTGGTCACTTCCGCCTGCACGAACAAGTCGCGGTATTTCTCCAGCACGGCCGGCAACTCATCACGGCCCAGGCTGCCACCGTCGAGTACTGCTATCGGGTCTCGGCCTTGGTCGGCCAAGTGTTCAACCAGAATAAAGGTGAACAAGGCGAGGCGCTGGGCGGTCTTGTTGACCTGAGCACCAATTTGCTCCGGTACGAAATAGTAGAAACCGCGTGGATCACAGGTCAGTTCAAAGCCTAGAGCCTTGAACAGCGCCCGGTATTGATCTTGCTGGTTGGACAGCTGCGTATAGAGCTCCGGGTCGCGACGGCTAACGTGGTAACCCTTGAACAACTCACGGAATACAGGGGCTAAGTGGCTCAGTTCGGAAAGATCGATATTCATACGCTGCTCTTCTCGGCTTTGCTGGACGCCGCATTGCTTTTAATCAGGGCGAATGAGCTCAGGCTGACCTGATGCTCGGCGGTGAGGTATTCGCGGCGCTCGAGGCGGTCGCGCTGAAAACGCGAGTCACGTGATAAGCGTGAGAACCAGTACAACAACTCATCGGTTGCACCGTTAGGTTCCTGCTCAAGCAGCCACGTCATTAGGTCTGGCAAGGGTAAGGCTTGTTCGCAGCGCTCAAGCATTTCCCGGGCGGTACGCGGTGCACGAGGGGCTTGTCCCTTGCGGCTGCTACTGGCTTTCGGGAACTGCGCAGGTTTTGGCTCAAAGCGGGCGAGGGCATAAACGTATGCCTCAACCTGCGAAGCACTTCCCAGGAAAGTACTTTGCGGCCGGCTGAACATTGGCATTGACGCCTGCGGCACTGCATCAAGCCCTTTGCGGCGAATAGCCGAAAGCGCCAATGCGGCCCCACGTGTGACGGCGTTATGCCTACGCGCTTCTTCACGCAGAGGCAGTAATAGCTCACGTGCGCGGCGCAGGGTCAGTTGCGCAGTCGTTTGCATTTCGAGAATACGTGCATGGGTTCGTAGCAGCAGGTCGTCGTCAACCAATTGGCCAAGGCGCTGCTGCTCACTCAATAGGCGCAGCAAAACATGCTCAACACGATTGACGCCTTGCTCAAAAGCGCCGTCGGCAGCTACGAGTTGGATCATCGGCTCAACGTATTCGTCCCACGTTGCCAGTACTTCAGCGTAACGTTGGCGTAGCGGGATTTGCCGGTCGCTGGTCTTGGCTCGATCCGCAACGGCGACTAGCGCCTGCTCGTCATTCAATAGCTTTTTCAGTACGTCACGTACGCGCATGTCGAGCAAGCGCAACTGGCGCGCGAGGTCATGCGCATCGCGGACTTCGAACGCATCCTTTATATAGCCTGCCAGGCGCTCGAGGTGACGCAGGTACGCTTCGATTTCCAGACACAGCCCCAGGCGGTGTTCGCGGCGCAGGTAGGCAAGAAAGTCATGAATTTGCGCGTTGAGCTCAAAACGATTCGGACTTTTGGCAACCGGCACCAATATATCGAGACGAATCCACTGGTCGAGCAACGCGGTGATATCGACTGGAGTGCTGTCCGGTAGTTGCGCTGAAAGCTGACTGCGCAACTCA
Proteins encoded:
- the mksF gene encoding Mks condensin complex protein MksF, with the protein product MSQERYGIRRFALLNTAGYSLGIFPLENPLSVYGANNLGKSASINALQFPILARMSDMSFGKYSLEQSRKFYFATDTSYILVEVSLPHGTHVIGVAGRGPGGGFGHQFFAYAGELDLEHYQKNGTCLRQRELFNVLEREGIKAYELKPDELRRLLVGGHTSIPLDLTIIPLRSTSEQSLKTFRALFINLLHMREITAAKLKQLFLDAFEHSLRSGSVDYIAATEEAFRDVRRMEQDYQALVTAGSLIEALSAGVAQRELLRGKLHRLSPLLDSLLGTWQDYAAARREELVIQAEHYRNEQDGLQNEQRGGTQELMRLEREISEIQRWLGELDALTHRFALVDNVQVLEQQLLAAKDAHDELAGALAQSRQFSSEDIDERLRDLDKRLKSVKQQLEHADNNSYSRLREEFSQQDVDRLMRLFNGQLFSLPLGEKGIHVEDGDAWVKSLEAILDGFKGEQFEVPGLSINLTNIEPPALQALADRAALRDQKDRLDREYKQLKTQQAVAADRAASKSQAEQLYKDVLDAQKALEDFRRSETLVAEKPSKLEQLAVHEAAQDELKRSSDAFTERVQQLSAKLQLVGRQLADLEAKERTLEDALRRRQLLPSDLPFGTPFTDPVDDSLDNLLPLLNDYQDAWQGLQRIDGQVDALYAQVRLKGVAKFDSEDDVERRLHLLINAYAHRQDEALTLAKARRAAVTDIARTLRNIRSDYDNLEHQLALFNREINKRQVSNLESFRIVLAPNKEALKHIDQIIHSAGQYEEGETLSVFDLSQSADQDIKNEEAKEYLARLVAANHNQLGLKELFELSFEITKVHGQPVIHTDIDGAASNGTTMTIKALTNMYLLLHLMDRDQAGRVRLPYYLDEAADIDERNQQALIETSLQLGFVPILASVKPQVSAHVAIDLEGGSGPNGIYIDEADWKYIKPRESTVKAAEPAETEEAVS
- the mksB gene encoding Mks condensin complex protein MksB, whose protein sequence is MIDPKRVLRALAEHWTLLEPLCEHFDSGTLSLIELRSQLSAQLPDSTPVDITALLDQWIRLDILVPVAKSPNRFELNAQIHDFLAYLRREHRLGLCLEIEAYLRHLERLAGYIKDAFEVRDAHDLARQLRLLDMRVRDVLKKLLNDEQALVAVADRAKTSDRQIPLRQRYAEVLATWDEYVEPMIQLVAADGAFEQGVNRVEHVLLRLLSEQQRLGQLVDDDLLLRTHARILEMQTTAQLTLRRARELLLPLREEARRHNAVTRGAALALSAIRRKGLDAVPQASMPMFSRPQSTFLGSASQVEAYVYALARFEPKPAQFPKASSSRKGQAPRAPRTAREMLERCEQALPLPDLMTWLLEQEPNGATDELLYWFSRLSRDSRFQRDRLERREYLTAEHQVSLSSFALIKSNAASSKAEKSSV
- the mksE gene encoding Mks condensin complex protein MksE, giving the protein MNIDLSELSHLAPVFRELFKGYHVSRRDPELYTQLSNQQDQYRALFKALGFELTCDPRGFYYFVPEQIGAQVNKTAQRLALFTFILVEHLADQGRDPIAVLDGGSLGRDELPAVLEKYRDLFVQAEVTTQDELEEKVMRRLCQLGFASEDNGIYRFLAPMHRFLDVCLSVQQDRDLAASLHSNLPLPTPVLIDDQEEDIIRLDESAASDDELSEEQAMSAAIAAERANQEVDA